The genomic interval AATGCATTTTGAAAACTAGTGTTACCAGTTTTCCTTAAATTTCCTTACTTTAGGTTACTTACTGGCAGGAAGATACATACTGAAAAAGAAGCAATAGAGGTAAGTGTGTTGGAAGCCAGGCTTCTCCTTCAGGATGATAGAGCTATATCTCTTTTCTACTAAAATCCCACTACCCATTATGCAGAAAATTATAAATTAGAAGTGACTGTGATATCTGTCAGCAATAAATGAAATGGAGAATATCAGATTTCATCTCCAGCTGCTATGTAGTTCTGCCCCTGGTGTTTATGCCAATTTTGTAGTAATGATGTTTGAGTTTCTGTGATAAACAGATTCCACTTTACTACAGAGGATACTTATCCTAGAACATTTCATTAAGGAAATCTGttaatatatctatatttttTCTGGGATGTCTATTAATTTCACACCTTTAGCGCTCCTAGTAAGACTCCTAGTTCCTGATAATTATTTTATCCTTCAAATTTCTGACAATCCACATATAAGGCTTCCAAAATTATTGTATCAGCCACATGAAAAGGTGACAAGtagaatattttgttctcaagcTAATTGTTGAGAATGTCTTGATGAAATTATACAGAAAGAACTCCGCATTTCCTGGTATTATCCTTTCTTAAAATACATGGACTTCATCTTCCAGAATGCATCAACCATCATAACCACTTTTTAGAATGTTGGGAGGTGAAATCTGTGTAGTTTGATGGGGACCAAGTTGCAGAAGACTGTGCTAAATCAAAATAAGATCAGTTGTATTATATGTTGTAGAGTACACAAATTGATATTATTTTCATGATACAATCCTGTCATTTATGTCTGTGGAAGTACCATTGATATCAGTGACCATTGGATGTCCCATCCTGTTGTTATTGCTTCAACATATGTAAGCTGGATAAAAGGCAGTGCATTTGATTCTTGCAGTAAAATATTTTGACATTAATTTTACTAATTATGTTCTGTCAAAATGAAATTCTCATTCTAAGACAATATTACAAAATGTCAAATTAACTATTTTAGCTGCAGAAGTGAAAGGTCCAACTTTAGTAGCCTACAAATTAACAAGTTTAAGTTTTAGCTTGGCCACCTATTAAAATTTCTATTGAAAATTTTTCCTTAACATATTGGTTTATTCTCATACAATATTATAGGATATGGGAAAATCTAAGGTTCAGTCAAGTATAAAACAGGGTTGTTGTAATGTTATCTCAGTCTTTTAATGTTCCATGTTAATTTTAGGAGATGAACATTCATTTTGTTACAAGATATTAGTTGGAAAAGACAATTCAACATATTCTATAAAGTGAGCCCAATTGCTTTGCAGGCTAGTTTATATGAAGGACATAATCTTACCATCTCTGCCTTTTCTTCCAAGTTCCTATTACTAtaaccagaaccagaaccagtTTTAATTAATTCAGTTGCAGCTGCTTTCCTAAAGTCATTCTAGAAAATACTTTCACATCAGCATAGCTGAAGTGTTGGttctcaaaagaaaaatgatgctGCATTTTGCCATCATGTGTTCTTTTGTTCAGATATTCTCATCTTTTTCTGTTTCCTTGCAAAAAATATCTTACTTTCTGTTAGTGACATAGATCTACTGACTGAATAAATCAGATCTAAGAGATTTATACATGTCTCTGTGTACTTTTTTTTGCATGTCTGCATGCACTGAAGCAGTTTATTGCCAGAGCAATTTCACCTCTGATAAAGACAGTTTTAAATAACTGAAGctgtgaaacattttttttctttgtattatattttatataaaaaggaaTACAGTTTAGAAATTTATGTCCCAAGAAGCAGAGTCACCATCTCACAAACGCACATTAATACTAATATATTTTCTCTCATATATTTGGAAAGGTAATGGATATGCTCCACAATATGGGACCAGAAACGGTTGTAATCACCAGCTCAGACCTTCAGGCACCCTCAGGAAACGATTATCTGATTGCATTAGGAAGCCAAAGGAGAAGTAcgttttatttttaatcaattgTCTTTCCTATTGAGCATTTACAGGTAGCATGACAATTACCCATCTTTTCCCATTTCTGTTAATACATAGTAAAAGTAATGCTTTGTTTTCAGTTACTATTCAAATGTATAAAGCATAAATTGCAGaaacatacaaataaatattttagctgCAATCCTGTCTCGCTTGAGAGTATGGATTTTTGGATTAAATAGAGTTTGTTTTTGAGCAGGTATCACTTAATATGAGTCAGTGATTTTCTGCTTAATAGAACATTGCTTTATTGTTGCAATAATGCTATATAAAATAATCTTGTTTAAAACATGAAGGAAGACTATAGATCATGAGATGATTGTAACTTTGCCCTCTTCATTAATAGTGGTGATGCCAATTATATTCAAGATATATATTaggtgatttaaaaaataatattttatgttcTGATAAGCAGTTTGCATTCTTTTAATGCTGACTTGTTTAAAATGGGTGGGATTCACCATTCCATTCCCTAGTTCTCACTCCTTTTAAAATAACTGGTTATATTGTATACCTTTAGTATTTACTAAAAGAAGTCAAACTGTTCAGGTGCTGAATCACTTAATAAATGAACTTATGTGAGTTAGATACATCACCCACATCATGCAGAAGCTGCCCAGGATCTGAAATGCCAATTATACAGAATTCCATAACATAAGTAGCTGTATGTTCTACAGTATGAAGGAAATCCCACTGAATGAAACAATTTTTCAGATGTGTTGACTCATTGGAGCATCTTATCACAATTCAAAAAGTGTAATTGAGTCATCAGAAAGTAACTAATTTCACTTCTAAACTTTTCATTCCACATTCTCCAAGAGATTCCAAGTTTTCATTGAAAGGGGAGACTTCAGGATAGGTATACTTGCCTAAAGATTTGAGGAAGCAGGGGTCCTTAATTTTGCAAAGTCCACTAGCCCAATTCAGTTTGGTGTCAAAGTCcaatatttcattgttttttttcttgtgctcccACGAAATTGCAACATGCACCCAATATTGTTCATAGCTTGTTTACTATCAGTGCATCTAAATTTGGGCCCTGATTTACTGTAATGTATGACAAAGCCATGCTAAAATATACTGTTCTATATGATACTATAACAAAGAATATAAATAACATGTAATAATGCCTTATTAGCTACAGCAGATGGCACCATAGTGACACAAAGGATCCGAATAGAATCTCCCAAAGTAGATGCTGTCTTTGTTGGAACAGGAGATCTATTTGCTGCTATGCTCTTGGCTTGGACTCACAAACACCCAGACAATTTTAAGgtatggattgatttttttttatttctttgtatcaattacagaaaaaatatttgtctaTTCTCAGCAGGATCAAGAGATTATGCAAAATAAGGCTATATATTAGGTTAGTAAAAGTCTGGGTGgccataaaaaaaaatctaaaataaagtgGAAGCCTTATCTGTAAAGGAGATAACATAAAAATGATCCTTGGACCTGATGTTAAACCACAATCTATAATTTTACCcaccaaagaaaaaaacataacAAATCAACTTCTGTCAGGTGTGTCAGTCAAGACAGCATTTCTAAAATAGGGAAACAGTTTTAAAAGtaaaacaatacaatagcagagttggaagggaccttggactcttctagtccaaccccctcctaggcaggaaaccctataccatttcagacaaatggctatccaacatcttcttaaagacttccagtgttggggcattcacaacttctggaggcaagccgttccactttgttctaactatcagggaatttctcctcagtccttgattagtttccacccattgcttcttgttctaccctcaggtgccttggagaatagtttgactccctcttctttgtggcaacccctgagatattggaacactgctatcatgtctccctagtccttctttctattaaactaggcatacccagttcctgcaaccgttctttatatgttttagtctccagtcccctaatcatctttgttgctcttttctgcactctttctagtgcaCTTTGATTTGCATTTCTTATCTAatttaaataatgatttaaaCTATCAATCAATATTCAATGTGGTCAGAATAATGAAATGGTAATAATCGtaaaacttctttttcttttttacaattgCAGATGGCCTGTGAAAAGACAGTTTCAGCGATGCAACATGTTTTGCAAAGGACCATCAAGAGTGCAAAGGGTAGGTCAATTTCACAATGATTCTGCAtacagttagttagttagttagttagttagttagttagttagtaaaTTAGTTAGTATATGATTCTGCATACagtatattcatttattattagaAGATTTACTAAAAAGTGTCATTGCTGAGTGACTGAGCATGTGATTTGCTCAAGCCCCCTGTTCAGTTTTTTTGTACCTCTAGTTGAAAGGATCAAATGGTCAGATAATAACGAGGCAACTAGACTTCTGTGCTGACTTAATGGTTCTATTCATATAACATAGTAACTCATGGTTTACCTTATGGTTTGATGAATTATGGTTTGAACAACACATGAAACTATACATTAATCATACAGACAAAACTCACACAAGGAGCTAATTATAACATTTAGCCCAGTCTGTTATGTAAATCCAATTACTTACTGTCCCATTATGACTCCCTAAAAGCCATAATGTGATTTGGTGGGGGTTATATAATGTGAGAATCCACTCATATATTGGTTTACATTATGTGTAAAACAGGCCACTATTACTTCTTCAGAAATAGTGACAACAACAATATTATGTAACAACCCAGCCAAAATAACAGTCAGGTTACAACCTTGAAGTTCTGATTAAATTAATCCATTGTTTAAATGTTACAGATAATTTACAAATCTCTGGGAGAAAGTAATTTAACTTTTGATAAATCTTTCTGTTTGATCTTTAAAATTAGTTGGATCCAGTTACTTCCTGAACTGCCTTAATTTGGGCCACAATTTGAAGCCTTATCATtagaaacaggaagaaaaattatGATGCTCTattcttttatcttcctttcatCTTACATATAGAATGTATTGCAAGAGCCACCGGCAGAGATAGTTTTAAAGTGGAACAGACAAGTGCATTAAAATTACAACtcttctaatttccagccaatGTGATGCTGGAATGGAGAAAGATGCCCCATTTACAGAAAATAGTTCTGTTTATGAATATTGGTCACAAGATGGATTAGCATGGTGCTGAATAAATACTAGGGAGAAAACAGCAAATATTTTCATTGTAAATGCAACTTCAAAATACAAATAACAAAACCATAAAGTGCAGTTTTcaatgtatgaaatgaaaataacaGAACAAAAACAGATAGCAATAATTGTGagatacacaaacatacacaaatgCTTCACTGAAACACAAATACAAATTGGGTTGGTTATGTGGGTGACTCATTTTATGACTGtcatgatttacaaccacaatggacaGACTCCATTATGATCATGGGTCTATCTGTAAATAAATTGTTAATATCTTCCAACAGTTAGTGAGAGCAGACTAGATTTATTTCCCAGAGACAGGCATTCAcattcatcacacacacacacacccaaaaaaccAAACTTGCATATCTGAGACTTACAGATTTCACAATTCTTATATTAAAACTTCATGCACTGATCTTAAAACTAGCAGAAGGACAGTAAAGTTTATTCATGATGGGAGAATTATAGGTCTAGGAGAACTGAGATTTTCTTCTGTGCtgttttatattaatattaaatttccatggtattattttttttgtttgttttcttttaagcCGAAGCTGGAGAAGGAAACAAACCTAATTCAGCCCAGCTGGAACTGAGGATGGTCCAAAGCAAAAAGGATATAGAAAATCCAGAGATAATAATAACTGCTACTGTGTTATAAAGGTTGTGTATCTCCTAACAACGCACAATGTATTGATGTCCTCATTTTCTTTCCTGTAAATTGTGATGTTTGCCTTAGATCTGTGACAGAAACCTGACTTCCATGAAATAGTGCCCAGCATAGATGAGATCCACTACCAAGCACATGTGCTGGACTTGCTTGaatt from Thamnophis elegans isolate rThaEle1 chromosome 6, rThaEle1.pri, whole genome shotgun sequence carries:
- the PDXK gene encoding pyridoxal kinase isoform X1 encodes the protein MEEEEECRVLSIQSHVVRGYVGNKAATFPLQVLGFEIDTVNSVQFSNHTGYNHWKGHVLNSNELHELYEGLKLNNVNHYDYVLTGYTRDKSFLAMVVDIVQELKQQNSNLVYVCDPVMGDKWSGEGCMYVPKDLFPVYKDNVVPVADIITPNQFEAELLTGRKIHTEKEAIEVMDMLHNMGPETVVITSSDLQAPSGNDYLIALGSQRRTTADGTIVTQRIRIESPKVDAVFVGTGDLFAAMLLAWTHKHPDNFKMACEKTVSAMQHVLQRTIKSAKAEAGEGNKPNSAQLELRMVQSKKDIENPEIIITATVL